One genomic window of Methanosarcina acetivorans C2A includes the following:
- a CDS encoding ArsR/SmtB family transcription factor, protein MDNDSEEQLLKILSNPIRATIVKKLYDDSLTFTHLMQLTGCKTGQLSFHLKKLDYLVEQDELKRYGLSEKGKEDVEAILPILGNGEKEKGSSWDNFSGEEEGAQLGCAFKQFWDSLGLLIFSFLAAVKHGALYVLGSLKTWTLKLFDKGSEISSFAKTHLMEASSRIQVSGKGEKVGFGSIKSKIGSLLSAIRAHGISALKAGWKSLNPIFCYFFLILGLLLFLPAVFSLAHPAFDSTLDSAASIGLKELTSEEISLANDLYEKEMLPDQQNFQGNYDSLMYDAMYFENTVGFPLSAQKIEAWNEARAFARVRLVKDAVLSGLSISLVLLLLGGILAYGRKFLLRRVLNSTITASILLILIAVFVLLNVNAVFASEYSNLDPAFNIVFDSVPLMLKHLIVLLLLLLFSSAAGLLFLIKRRRASCEEDESSGSDEVFSADSKKEISVLEASDEAVEPSGKYQAGLNEKNSAVGGTACSEEPLAEDEGEDLYSWHEREGVVNG, encoded by the coding sequence ATGGATAATGATTCCGAAGAACAGTTATTAAAGATCCTTTCAAATCCCATCAGGGCGACAATTGTAAAAAAGCTCTATGATGACAGTCTCACATTCACGCACCTCATGCAGCTCACAGGCTGTAAAACAGGTCAGCTTAGCTTTCACCTTAAGAAACTCGATTATCTTGTGGAACAGGACGAACTGAAACGTTACGGGCTTTCCGAAAAGGGGAAAGAGGACGTGGAAGCGATACTTCCCATACTTGGAAACGGAGAGAAAGAAAAGGGCAGCTCCTGGGATAATTTTTCTGGTGAGGAAGAAGGGGCACAGCTGGGCTGCGCCTTTAAGCAGTTCTGGGACTCACTTGGTTTGCTTATTTTCAGTTTCCTGGCTGCCGTAAAACATGGAGCCCTGTATGTCCTGGGCAGCCTCAAAACATGGACTCTAAAGTTATTTGATAAAGGGAGTGAAATCTCCAGTTTTGCTAAAACACACCTTATGGAGGCAAGCTCCAGAATTCAGGTTTCCGGGAAGGGTGAGAAGGTAGGGTTCGGTAGCATAAAGTCAAAAATAGGCAGCTTGCTTTCAGCCATTCGAGCCCATGGAATTTCAGCCCTTAAAGCCGGTTGGAAGTCCTTAAACCCAATTTTTTGCTACTTTTTTTTGATATTGGGGCTCCTTCTCTTCCTCCCGGCCGTATTTTCCCTTGCACACCCAGCATTTGACTCAACCCTTGATTCCGCAGCCAGTATAGGGCTTAAGGAGCTGACTTCTGAAGAGATTAGTCTTGCAAATGATCTCTATGAAAAGGAGATGCTTCCTGATCAGCAAAATTTCCAGGGAAATTATGATTCATTAATGTACGATGCTATGTACTTTGAAAATACTGTGGGGTTTCCACTTTCTGCCCAGAAAATCGAAGCCTGGAACGAGGCCAGGGCGTTTGCAAGGGTCAGGCTTGTAAAGGATGCTGTACTTTCGGGCCTTAGTATTTCTCTGGTTCTGCTACTGCTCGGAGGAATCCTGGCCTACGGGAGAAAATTCCTGCTCAGGCGAGTTCTTAATTCCACAATTACAGCTTCAATACTTCTTATTTTGATTGCGGTATTCGTACTACTGAACGTAAATGCGGTTTTTGCATCGGAATACAGCAATCTTGACCCTGCCTTCAATATCGTCTTCGACAGTGTTCCGCTTATGCTAAAACACCTGATTGTTCTGCTCCTGCTGCTCCTGTTCTCATCAGCAGCCGGGCTCCTGTTCCTGATAAAAAGGAGACGAGCAAGTTGCGAAGAGGACGAGTCTTCTGGAAGTGATGAAGTCTTTTCTGCAGATTCTAAAAAAGAAATCTCTGTGTTAGAGGCTTCGGATGAAGCTGTGGAGCCCTCTGGAAAATATCAGGCTGGTCTGAATGAGAAAAATTCCGCAGTAGGAGGTACTGCCTGTTCGGAAGAACCCCTTGCAGAAGATGAAGGTGAGGATCTATATTCCTGGCATGAAAGGGAAGGAGTTGTAAATGGTTGA
- a CDS encoding right-handed parallel beta-helix repeat-containing protein — protein MKRTLECIRNGWKVKPLIFVCCVLAFCFLLLVFTGSTSAKTVTVDARGWGDSRSIQAAVAMAEEGDTVFVYAGEYNENVVVDKYLTLIAEDRDASSSLQKSDDSDSSEFGKIVVEADKITEEFGLDPMYETLMYISPSIKKASSDYLLLILDASGQIDLLEEIKNGPFSESEKLLLEESVREIRRKYPIGFVRRDRVVYAYLISSERELDDDHEGNITERAGLENMAENVSTNISENIIENRSFAPSVKLYLTEDENRTLDRIQGVSTAYRDLFQRIREVDLKDTDFGQYEAIREVDLKDTDFGQYEIIREVDLKDTGLREVDLKDTGLRKVDLKDTDFGQYEVDDEVIEYGNSVPGDDAGEFVIFQTRPFDNVIIIPAKPDFPALEINADNVTVQGFVIKSDWGERPEVGLLLLGAGNCTLLKNRVSGMEHGIFLRNCTDCVLESNLLDSNDEALVIENSNRSLFRANIMERGNNGIYLKGSDENRLFENRAEDFSSGFRIEESMGNTIESNIAACNIQAGFYLLKAAENQLGNNSANNNFQCGISLETSSGNTLVRNELWANTHGISLEDTSNENSVHDNQLFECEKGLLVSKDSTENRIYNNTICLRKIQDKSWIEDVLDQIFV, from the coding sequence ATGAAAAGGACTTTAGAATGCATACGAAACGGATGGAAGGTCAAACCCCTCATTTTTGTCTGTTGCGTGCTGGCCTTCTGCTTCTTGCTGCTCGTATTCACAGGCTCTACCTCTGCTAAAACAGTTACTGTGGATGCGCGGGGCTGGGGCGATTCCCGCAGCATCCAGGCCGCTGTGGCCATGGCAGAAGAGGGAGATACGGTTTTCGTATATGCAGGAGAATACAATGAAAATGTGGTTGTGGACAAATATCTAACATTAATTGCAGAAGACAGGGATGCTTCCTCCTCCCTCCAGAAGAGTGATGATTCTGATAGTTCTGAGTTCGGTAAAATAGTGGTAGAAGCCGATAAAATCACAGAAGAATTTGGCCTTGACCCCATGTATGAAACCTTAATGTATATCTCTCCCTCAATCAAAAAAGCAAGTTCTGATTATCTGCTGTTGATTCTTGATGCTTCCGGGCAGATAGACCTGCTCGAAGAAATCAAAAATGGACCTTTTTCAGAATCAGAAAAGCTCTTACTCGAAGAATCGGTTCGGGAAATCCGAAGAAAATATCCGATCGGTTTTGTCAGAAGGGATCGGGTTGTTTACGCTTATCTTATTTCATCCGAAAGAGAGCTTGATGACGATCACGAGGGAAATATTACTGAAAGAGCAGGGCTTGAAAACATGGCTGAAAACGTTTCTACTAATATCTCAGAAAACATAATTGAAAACAGAAGCTTTGCCCCTTCGGTCAAATTGTACCTGACGGAGGACGAAAATAGAACCTTGGATAGGATTCAGGGAGTAAGTACGGCATACCGGGACCTTTTTCAGAGAATAAGGGAGGTGGATTTAAAGGATACGGATTTCGGGCAATACGAAGCAATAAGGGAGGTGGATTTAAAGGATACAGATTTCGGGCAATACGAAATAATAAGAGAGGTGGATTTAAAGGATACAGGTTTAAGGGAGGTGGATTTAAAGGATACAGGTTTAAGGAAGGTGGATTTAAAGGATACAGATTTCGGGCAATACGAAGTTGATGATGAGGTTATTGAATACGGAAATTCTGTGCCGGGTGACGATGCCGGAGAATTCGTAATTTTCCAGACAAGGCCTTTTGATAATGTAATAATTATTCCGGCTAAGCCTGATTTTCCGGCTCTTGAAATAAATGCTGATAATGTAACTGTTCAGGGTTTTGTGATCAAATCCGATTGGGGAGAGAGACCTGAGGTGGGTCTTCTCCTTCTAGGGGCCGGAAACTGCACACTTTTAAAAAATAGAGTCTCGGGTATGGAGCACGGGATTTTTCTCCGGAACTGCACGGACTGCGTTCTGGAAAGTAATCTCCTTGACTCGAACGATGAAGCTCTCGTAATAGAAAATTCTAACAGAAGTCTTTTCAGGGCCAATATTATGGAAAGAGGAAACAATGGAATTTACCTTAAAGGTTCGGATGAAAACCGGCTCTTTGAAAACCGTGCAGAGGATTTTTCCTCAGGGTTCAGAATAGAGGAAAGCATGGGAAACACCATTGAGTCCAATATTGCGGCTTGCAACATCCAGGCAGGCTTTTATCTGCTAAAGGCGGCGGAAAATCAACTTGGTAATAATAGTGCCAATAATAATTTCCAGTGTGGGATAAGCCTGGAAACCTCTTCCGGAAACACTCTTGTCCGGAATGAATTGTGGGCTAATACTCATGGAATTTCCCTTGAAGATACCAGCAACGAAAATTCCGTACATGACAATCAGCTCTTTGAATGTGAAAAAGGGCTTCTTGTGAGTAAAGACTCAACCGAAAACCGCATCTACAACAATACGATCTGTCTGAGGAAAATACAGGATAAATCCTGGATTGAAGATGTCCTTGACCAGATATTTGTTTAA
- a CDS encoding IS481-like element ISMac4 family transposase, with amino-acid sequence MKLNGKKIRWIIAQKSKGESTSTIAEIQGISARRVQQIYKEYVETGQLPQVGINLGRPKNPLSSSDQELIDQTYSDYKFGACYLEILIEGKYNRKISHNRIHNYLLSMDLAKENRKKKQRRKWCRYEREHSMSAAHIDWHENPLLGLQVCAILDDSSRMIIAGGEYVHCNTENTIKVIDELVKEYWDIYPLRELIMDHGSEFGAHRINKDGSWDSDFKRCIEELGIKPILARVRHPQTNGKIEKWFDTYQRFRGEFESFEEFVQWYNKRPHGALKLEQLESPQEAFWNRLPVEAKFRIGVRLFGW; translated from the coding sequence GTGAAACTTAATGGAAAAAAGATACGTTGGATCATTGCTCAAAAATCGAAAGGTGAATCTACCTCGACGATAGCTGAGATCCAGGGGATCTCAGCCCGTCGAGTTCAGCAGATCTACAAAGAATACGTTGAAACTGGTCAGCTTCCTCAAGTTGGCATTAATCTTGGAAGACCAAAGAACCCCTTATCCTCCTCTGATCAGGAATTGATTGACCAAACTTACTCTGATTATAAGTTTGGAGCCTGTTACCTTGAGATTCTCATCGAAGGCAAATATAATCGTAAGATATCTCATAACAGAATCCATAACTACCTACTTAGCATGGACCTTGCCAAGGAAAACCGAAAAAAGAAACAGAGAAGAAAATGGTGTAGATACGAACGCGAACACAGCATGTCTGCTGCACACATCGATTGGCATGAGAATCCCCTGTTAGGACTTCAAGTCTGTGCCATTCTTGATGATTCATCAAGAATGATAATTGCAGGTGGAGAGTACGTTCATTGCAACACGGAGAACACCATTAAAGTGATTGATGAACTTGTCAAAGAGTACTGGGACATATACCCTTTAAGAGAGCTCATTATGGATCATGGAAGTGAATTCGGGGCTCACAGGATTAATAAGGATGGTTCATGGGATAGTGACTTTAAAAGATGCATTGAAGAACTTGGAATCAAACCAATACTTGCAAGGGTAAGACATCCTCAGACAAACGGAAAAATAGAGAAATGGTTCGATACATATCAAAGGTTTAGAGGAGAGTTTGAATCATTTGAAGAATTCGTACAGTGGTATAACAAGAGGCCACATGGAGCTTTGAAACTTGAACAGTTAGAATCGCCACAGGAAGCATTCTGGAATAGATTACCAGTTGAGGCAAAGTTCAGAATAGGAGTGAGATTGTTTGGGTGGTGA
- a CDS encoding ArsR/SmtB family transcription factor → MEILFLSEDSRKLVQTLSNTNSLKILKLLETKDMSAGELAEKLSLGLSTLKYNLDSLLDAGMIRVSEVKWSQRGRKIKIYEPVEKIIVLVPGCRNSCKEEILGIFLKNTQGNFCIDGD, encoded by the coding sequence TTGGAAATTCTATTTCTTTCGGAAGATTCTCGAAAACTGGTACAGACTCTTTCTAATACAAATTCTCTAAAAATCCTGAAGCTTCTGGAAACTAAGGATATGTCAGCAGGTGAGCTTGCGGAAAAACTCAGTTTGGGCTTAAGCACTCTCAAATACAATCTTGATTCCCTTTTAGATGCAGGTATGATAAGAGTTTCAGAGGTTAAATGGAGCCAGAGGGGAAGAAAAATAAAGATTTACGAGCCGGTTGAAAAAATAATAGTTCTTGTGCCGGGCTGCAGGAATAGCTGTAAGGAAGAAATCCTTGGCATATTCTTAAAAAATACGCAAGGAAACTTCTGCATCGACGGAGACTAA
- a CDS encoding DUF1673 domain-containing protein, producing MDVFIKSIRKLMGWCPNAKALETRHSICPEYLEADNQSRGKDAGNNPILPSGWWNKRHNRSLIASSVFTIFSLYWITFQGESLKNEAFILGLIIGIILNPLLCIWNWRFLDKIKNSNKKVRTKNKLMTIAGILGLTTLLIESSSRGGEFVLTFSLTCASGFCLTAFLYYLTDTYWEKKNKKIVLLEGYYAPEIYVINKDAER from the coding sequence ATGGATGTATTCATAAAAAGTATCAGGAAACTGATGGGATGGTGTCCTAATGCTAAAGCACTTGAAACCAGGCATTCCATCTGCCCTGAATATCTGGAAGCTGATAACCAATCCAGGGGAAAAGATGCCGGAAATAATCCCATTTTACCATCTGGCTGGTGGAACAAACGTCATAATAGATCATTGATAGCTTCCTCCGTGTTTACTATCTTTTCCTTATATTGGATTACATTCCAGGGAGAATCTCTCAAAAATGAAGCTTTTATACTGGGGTTAATAATCGGAATTATTTTAAATCCGCTTCTTTGCATCTGGAACTGGCGTTTCCTGGATAAAATAAAAAACTCAAACAAAAAAGTCCGGACAAAAAATAAATTGATGACTATAGCTGGAATACTGGGCCTTACAACACTGCTTATAGAATCTTCATCACGTGGAGGGGAATTCGTTTTAACGTTCAGTTTGACTTGTGCTTCCGGTTTTTGTTTGACAGCTTTCCTGTATTACCTTACGGATACATACTGGGAAAAGAAAAACAAAAAAATTGTGCTTCTGGAAGGGTATTACGCACCAGAGATCTACGTTATAAATAAGGATGCGGAACGATGA
- a CDS encoding DUF1673 domain-containing protein, translating to MTMTLEYIKKLMGWCPNAKAFETRRSVCPEYLEADNQSRGKDAGNSPVPSPGWWNKRHNRSLIDSSVFTLFSIYLIGFQGVSPVDERFMSGVILGIIFNLSLCIRTWSYLDDIKNSSRQRKIITVSSKEKIIKLINIIIALVILYLLFSQFNWGFVLFLISAFCLIALLYYFKFDFSPMVFLFYLGSPNTVFSSGIAGICLTAFLYYLTDVYWEKRNGKIVLVYDRKMSEICIVNAEAE from the coding sequence ATGACCATGACCCTGGAATATATCAAAAAACTGATGGGATGGTGTCCTAATGCTAAAGCATTTGAAACTAGGCGTTCCGTCTGCCCTGAATATCTGGAAGCTGATAACCAATCCAGGGGAAAAGATGCCGGGAATTCTCCGGTTCCATCTCCCGGCTGGTGGAACAAACGTCATAACAGGTCATTAATAGATTCCTCCGTGTTTACTCTCTTTTCCATATATTTGATCGGATTCCAGGGAGTTAGCCCCGTGGATGAACGTTTCATGTCCGGGGTAATTTTAGGAATTATTTTTAACCTGAGCCTCTGTATCCGGACCTGGAGTTATCTGGATGACATAAAGAACTCAAGCAGACAAAGAAAAATTATAACTGTATCGTCAAAAGAGAAAATAATAAAGTTAATAAATATAATAATAGCATTGGTAATACTGTATCTCTTATTTTCACAATTTAATTGGGGATTCGTTTTGTTTTTAATCTCTGCTTTTTGTTTGATAGCTTTGTTGTACTACTTTAAGTTTGATTTCTCTCCCATGGTGTTTCTTTTTTACTTAGGTTCACCCAACACGGTATTTTCATCTGGCATAGCCGGCATTTGTTTGACAGCTTTTCTGTATTACCTTACGGATGTATACTGGGAAAAGAGGAATGGAAAAATAGTGCTTGTATATGACCGTAAAATGTCAGAGATCTGTATCGTAAATGCGGAAGCGGAGTAA
- a CDS encoding DUF1673 domain-containing protein: MTLKYIKKIMGWCPNAKKLETGPRISSSNFEAYGRSREEKSRSPEVSGPHSRLYTQLLLLPMFFAPVYINLFQKGINTEAFLLGLLLSLPIYLLGWKKQMHQYDAAKEKTVISPSFRKTFFCVFLLPFLGLTLLIAFLPYISSHAAYLFNDQILYSFFSGTMILMWGFYFQLIYWERKNHVKMYVKREKGQHKLYVLGEKGGEP, encoded by the coding sequence ATGACCCTGAAATATATCAAAAAAATCATGGGATGGTGCCCTAATGCAAAAAAACTTGAAACCGGACCCCGAATTAGCTCTTCTAATTTTGAAGCATATGGTCGATCGAGAGAAGAAAAATCAAGAAGTCCGGAGGTTTCAGGCCCGCATTCCAGGCTTTATACCCAACTCCTTCTGCTACCAATGTTCTTTGCTCCTGTTTATATAAACCTATTTCAAAAAGGTATAAACACAGAAGCTTTCCTTCTTGGCCTTTTACTTTCTTTACCGATCTATTTGCTCGGTTGGAAAAAGCAGATGCATCAATACGACGCTGCAAAAGAAAAAACTGTTATTTCCCCTTCCTTCAGAAAAACATTCTTCTGTGTTTTCTTACTCCCATTTTTAGGTTTAACTTTGCTCATAGCTTTCTTGCCTTATATCTCGTCTCATGCAGCTTATCTTTTTAACGACCAGATACTGTACTCTTTCTTTTCAGGAACTATGATTCTGATGTGGGGCTTCTATTTCCAGCTAATTTACTGGGAGAGGAAAAACCATGTAAAAATGTATGTGAAGAGAGAGAAGGGACAGCACAAACTGTATGTCCTTGGAGAAAAGGGGGGAGAACCATAA
- a CDS encoding DUF1673 domain-containing protein, translating into MKKLMGWCPNARAHETRKYVDLERFDLDTPAGAGGEGGDMKNPGRLRKASTRILLYGIFFTSVCFLVLNQTGINPIFLLAGFFTALVHVAFYWKIQMEKYDALVKQSIIEHLDKKKSIILTIPYALYFVLFFLSIIVGREHSPQAMISFGTGLMVGIWLGYFQIIYWEKINHVTIYFDKGYGMGKKSYIVREGE; encoded by the coding sequence ATAAAAAAACTGATGGGATGGTGCCCGAATGCCAGAGCACATGAAACCAGGAAGTACGTTGATCTTGAGCGTTTTGACTTAGATACACCAGCTGGAGCAGGAGGAGAAGGCGGAGATATGAAAAATCCGGGACGGCTACGGAAAGCAAGTACTCGAATTCTTCTATATGGCATTTTTTTTACATCCGTGTGTTTTCTGGTACTTAATCAAACAGGCATAAACCCGATCTTTTTACTTGCCGGATTTTTCACTGCCCTCGTTCATGTCGCATTTTACTGGAAAATTCAAATGGAAAAATACGATGCCCTGGTAAAGCAATCAATTATTGAACATTTGGACAAGAAAAAAAGTATTATACTGACGATCCCGTATGCGCTTTATTTTGTGCTATTTTTCCTTAGTATCATTGTTGGTCGCGAACATTCCCCGCAAGCAATGATTTCATTTGGTACGGGTTTAATGGTTGGAATTTGGCTTGGCTATTTCCAAATAATATATTGGGAGAAAATTAATCACGTAACGATTTACTTCGACAAAGGTTATGGAATGGGGAAAAAGTCGTATATCGTGAGGGAGGGAGAATAA
- a CDS encoding DUF1673 domain-containing protein — protein sequence MPVKILVCDQIKKFMGWCPNAKKLETGPRISSADFEAYGRSGEEKARSPEVLGSHSRLYTQLLLLPMFFTPIYINIFQKGINLEAFLLGLSLSLLTYLLGWKKQMHQYDAAKEKPVISPFFRKIFFYVFLFPFLSLGLLIAFLPYISSHAAYLFNDQVLYSFFSGTMILMWGFYFQLIYWERKNHVKMYMKREKGQHKLYVLGEKGGEM from the coding sequence ATGCCCGTTAAGATCCTTGTTTGTGACCAGATCAAGAAGTTTATGGGATGGTGCCCTAATGCAAAAAAACTTGAAACCGGACCCCGAATCAGCTCTGCTGATTTTGAAGCATATGGTCGATCGGGAGAAGAAAAAGCAAGAAGTCCGGAGGTTCTGGGCTCCCATTCCAGGCTTTATACCCAACTCCTCCTGCTACCAATGTTCTTTACTCCTATTTATATAAACATATTTCAAAAAGGTATAAACTTAGAGGCTTTCCTTCTAGGTCTTTCACTTTCTTTACTTACCTATTTGCTCGGCTGGAAAAAGCAGATGCATCAATACGACGCCGCGAAAGAAAAACCTGTTATTTCTCCTTTTTTCAGAAAAATATTCTTCTACGTTTTCTTATTCCCATTTTTAAGTTTGGGTTTACTCATAGCTTTCTTACCTTATATCTCGTCTCATGCAGCTTATCTTTTTAACGATCAGGTACTGTATTCTTTCTTTTCAGGAACTATGATTCTGATGTGGGGCTTCTATTTCCAGCTAATTTACTGGGAGAGGAAAAACCATGTAAAAATGTATATGAAAAGAGAGAAGGGACAGCACAAACTGTATGTCCTTGGAGAAAAGGGGGGAGAAATGTGA
- a CDS encoding DUF1673 domain-containing protein yields the protein MNLEPRSIKKLMGWCPNVKTAEVGSRISPANFEAYAQSGGEKARNQGVPNRFSRLFSRFDVRILLPTLFFTFYLINLLSQKGINLEAFLLGLSLSLLTYLLGWKKQMNKYDTLAKKPAVAPSFKKTFIWVLSVIILGLILFMVLLSHLSHMLHFLNAQSMYSFIAGAWILMWGSYFQLIYWEKKKQMKIYIKSEKGFQKMYASEEKEEKL from the coding sequence GTGAACCTGGAACCCAGATCCATAAAAAAGCTGATGGGATGGTGCCCAAATGTAAAAACTGCTGAAGTGGGATCCCGGATTAGCCCTGCCAATTTTGAAGCATATGCTCAATCCGGAGGAGAAAAAGCCAGGAATCAGGGGGTTCCGAACCGATTTTCCAGGCTCTTCTCCAGGTTTGACGTTAGAATTCTTCTGCCAACACTATTCTTTACTTTTTACCTCATAAATTTGCTATCCCAAAAGGGTATAAACTTAGAGGCTTTCCTTCTAGGCCTTTCACTTTCTTTACTTACCTATTTGCTCGGCTGGAAAAAGCAGATGAATAAGTACGATACCCTGGCAAAAAAACCTGCTGTTGCTCCTTCCTTTAAAAAAACATTCATCTGGGTTCTCTCAGTCATAATTTTGGGCTTAATTTTGTTCATGGTTTTACTGTCTCATCTATCTCATATGCTCCATTTTCTTAACGCTCAGTCAATGTATTCTTTTATTGCAGGAGCTTGGATACTGATGTGGGGAAGTTATTTTCAGCTAATTTACTGGGAAAAGAAAAAACAAATGAAAATTTATATAAAAAGTGAAAAGGGGTTCCAAAAAATGTATGCCTCTGAAGAAAAGGAGGAGAAACTGTGA
- a CDS encoding DUF1673 domain-containing protein, with translation MNLNTEYIKKLIGWCPNVRASEARRNVSFENFNSDIHERAGKENRDPKNLGWFRKASTRPLLIYTFFTLIYLMVFHQIGISPIFLLAGSFSSLFLSIFFWKKQMQKYDELIKKPVTECSNKRKMSLFATIFAVYFVMSYIMSYLDANAGELAVQAMISFIGGFLVSMWLEYLQILYWERKNRKVIYIDKGYGWKKSYIILERE, from the coding sequence GTGAACCTGAATACCGAATACATTAAAAAATTGATAGGTTGGTGCCCGAATGTCAGAGCATCTGAAGCCAGACGAAATGTTAGCTTTGAGAATTTTAATTCTGATATTCATGAAAGAGCAGGGAAAGAAAATAGAGATCCGAAAAATTTGGGATGGTTCCGGAAAGCAAGTACGCGACCCCTTCTCATTTATACTTTTTTTACTCTCATTTATCTCATGGTATTTCATCAAATAGGCATAAGCCCGATCTTTTTACTTGCCGGATCTTTCAGTTCTCTATTTCTCAGCATATTTTTCTGGAAGAAACAAATGCAAAAATATGACGAATTGATAAAAAAACCAGTTACTGAGTGTTCAAATAAAAGAAAAATGAGTCTATTCGCGACCATATTTGCAGTTTATTTTGTAATGTCTTACATAATGTCTTACCTTGATGCTAATGCTGGGGAACTTGCCGTTCAAGCAATGATTTCATTCATTGGAGGTTTCTTGGTCAGTATGTGGCTTGAATATCTTCAGATACTTTACTGGGAGAGGAAGAACCGTAAAGTGATTTATATTGACAAAGGCTACGGATGGAAGAAATCCTACATAATTCTGGAGAGAGAATAA
- a CDS encoding DUF1673 domain-containing protein, which produces MPAKIFVFDQIKKLMGWCPNARAHEARQHSNLENFASELPDRASGENEGLKNPGWLRKTNTYTLLINTFLSLAYFLVINQLGINLTLSANLILLLSGFFIALFFVIFDWKKQMQRYDALVKHPVIDYSDKKLYYILAAVLFILIYNYYIEKQGLDLQAVFSFVGGLVVGIWPFYFQLIYWEKKNHKTIYFDKSYGTWKNSYIIRERK; this is translated from the coding sequence ATGCCCGCTAAGATCTTTGTTTTTGACCAGATCAAGAAGTTGATGGGTTGGTGTCCGAATGCCAGAGCACATGAAGCCAGACAGCATTCTAACCTTGAAAATTTTGCTTCTGAGCTCCCAGATAGAGCAAGTGGAGAAAATGAAGGTCTGAAAAATCCCGGATGGCTCCGGAAAACAAATACTTATACTCTCCTGATTAACACTTTTCTTTCACTTGCATATTTTCTGGTAATCAATCAGTTGGGTATAAATCTAACTCTGAGTGCAAATCTAATCCTTTTACTTTCCGGATTTTTCATTGCCCTATTTTTCGTTATATTTGACTGGAAGAAACAAATGCAGAGATATGACGCTCTCGTAAAACATCCGGTAATCGACTATTCAGATAAAAAATTGTATTACATACTTGCAGCTGTACTTTTCATTTTGATATATAATTATTATATCGAAAAACAGGGACTTGATCTGCAAGCGGTGTTTTCATTTGTGGGAGGTCTCGTGGTCGGAATATGGCCTTTCTATTTCCAGCTAATATATTGGGAGAAAAAGAACCACAAAACGATTTATTTCGACAAAAGCTATGGGACATGGAAGAACTCATACATTATTCGGGAGAGAAAATAA
- a CDS encoding DUF1673 domain-containing protein, translated as MPAKNVAFENIKKLIGWCPNARSHETQHSLHPEYFDANIPTRGGDTGNSENLSWFRKSSSKILLVDSFLTLTYLLVMTQLGVNIVTLLAGFFLSLTFFIFSWKKQMQRYDTLAQKLVLDDSNKKILYKRLFRIITLIFYATLFYWIFAGDLERNFLMKGTLSFFAGGLAFMWLGYLQILYWEKKNHKTIYFDKGYGKWKNSYIIRERK; from the coding sequence ATGCCTGCCAAAAATGTTGCTTTTGAAAATATCAAGAAGCTGATAGGCTGGTGTCCGAATGCCAGATCACATGAAACTCAACATTCCCTTCATCCCGAATATTTTGATGCGAATATCCCGACCAGAGGTGGAGATACCGGAAACTCGGAAAATTTAAGCTGGTTCCGGAAATCGAGTAGCAAAATTCTCTTAGTTGATTCTTTTCTTACACTTACATATCTTCTGGTAATGACCCAATTGGGCGTAAACATAGTGACTTTACTCGCCGGATTTTTCCTCTCCTTAACTTTTTTCATTTTTAGCTGGAAGAAGCAGATGCAAAGGTACGATACTCTCGCACAAAAACTCGTTCTTGATGATTCCAACAAGAAAATTCTGTATAAAAGACTTTTTCGAATAATAACTCTGATTTTCTATGCCACACTTTTTTATTGGATTTTTGCAGGAGATCTGGAAAGAAATTTTCTCATGAAAGGAACCCTTTCTTTCTTTGCAGGCGGACTCGCCTTCATGTGGCTTGGCTATCTTCAGATACTATATTGGGAGAAAAAGAATCACAAAACGATCTATTTCGATAAAGGGTATGGAAAGTGGAAAAATTCGTATATCATTCGGGAGAGAAAATAA